The following are encoded in a window of Bacillus xiapuensis genomic DNA:
- a CDS encoding long-chain-fatty-acid--CoA ligase: MSGKPWLKQYPKEIATTLTYEKRTVQSYLSNAAERYPKKTAIHFLGKELTFKEIYESALKLGTYLKKIGIRKGDRVAIMLPNGPQAVISYFGVLYAGGVVVPTNPLYMEREIEYQMTDSGAKVMITLDLLYPRVRKIWKNTSLEHLIVTAVKDYLPFPKNILYPFIQKKQSGWLVEVKECGSNHHFKQIMANEAAKEMKIPFEFETDLALLQYTGGTTGFPKGVMLTHKNLVANASMCANWMYRCQEGEEVVLGVLPFFHVYGMTTVMILSVMQGFKMVLLPKFDVKTTLKTIAKQRPTLFPGAPTIYIALLNDPRLKKYDLSSIHACLSGSAPLPLEVQQRFEQITGGKLVEGYGLSETSPVSHANFLWGGERVSGSVGVPWPDTDAAILSLTTGDPLPPNQIGEIAIKGPQVMKGYWNRPQETENVFKDGWLLTGDLGYMDERGYFFVVDRKKDMIVAGGYNIYPREVEEVLYEHEAIQEAIVLGVPDPYRGETVKAYIVLKAGSHASEEELNRYARERLASYKVPRIYEFREELPKTAVGKILRRALIDEEQK; the protein is encoded by the coding sequence ATGAGTGGCAAGCCATGGCTCAAGCAATACCCAAAAGAAATCGCGACCACCTTAACGTATGAAAAGCGGACCGTGCAGTCCTATTTGTCCAACGCGGCCGAAAGGTATCCAAAGAAAACAGCTATTCACTTTTTAGGCAAAGAGCTGACTTTTAAAGAGATCTATGAATCCGCTTTAAAGCTTGGAACCTATTTAAAAAAAATCGGCATTCGCAAAGGAGACCGTGTCGCCATCATGCTTCCAAACGGACCGCAGGCGGTGATCAGTTATTTCGGTGTGCTGTATGCCGGCGGCGTCGTTGTCCCAACCAATCCTCTGTATATGGAAAGAGAAATTGAATATCAAATGACGGATTCCGGTGCTAAAGTAATGATTACCCTTGATCTCTTATATCCCCGCGTGCGAAAAATATGGAAAAACACTTCGCTAGAACATCTGATTGTAACCGCTGTCAAAGATTATTTGCCCTTTCCGAAAAATATCCTGTACCCATTTATTCAGAAGAAGCAGAGCGGATGGCTGGTCGAAGTAAAAGAGTGCGGATCCAATCATCATTTTAAGCAGATTATGGCGAATGAAGCTGCAAAAGAAATGAAGATTCCGTTTGAATTTGAGACGGATCTTGCACTGCTGCAATATACGGGAGGCACGACCGGATTTCCAAAGGGAGTGATGCTCACCCATAAGAATCTTGTCGCTAACGCATCCATGTGCGCCAATTGGATGTATCGATGTCAAGAAGGAGAGGAAGTCGTTCTGGGGGTGCTGCCGTTCTTCCATGTATACGGCATGACGACGGTTATGATCTTATCGGTTATGCAAGGCTTTAAAATGGTGCTGCTGCCGAAATTTGATGTGAAGACCACGCTCAAAACAATCGCGAAACAGCGGCCGACATTATTCCCGGGTGCGCCAACCATTTACATCGCTTTACTGAACGATCCCCGTTTGAAAAAGTATGATTTATCGTCCATACATGCTTGCTTGAGCGGTTCGGCTCCGCTTCCGTTAGAAGTGCAGCAAAGGTTTGAACAAATCACTGGCGGAAAGCTGGTGGAAGGGTATGGTCTTTCGGAAACGTCTCCGGTATCGCATGCCAACTTTCTTTGGGGTGGTGAAAGAGTGAGCGGCAGCGTAGGTGTTCCTTGGCCTGATACTGACGCGGCGATCCTGTCTTTGACAACCGGTGATCCCCTGCCGCCAAATCAAATTGGAGAAATTGCCATTAAAGGACCGCAAGTGATGAAAGGGTATTGGAATCGGCCGCAGGAAACAGAAAACGTTTTTAAAGACGGCTGGCTGCTTACAGGAGATCTCGGTTACATGGATGAGAGAGGTTATTTTTTTGTGGTGGACCGCAAGAAGGACATGATCGTAGCGGGCGGCTACAATATTTATCCGCGTGAGGTGGAGGAAGTGCTTTATGAGCATGAAGCCATTCAAGAAGCAATCGTCCTCGGAGTCCCCGATCCCTACCGCGGAGAAACGGTCAAAGCGTATATTGTACTGAAGGCCGGAAGCCATGCATCAGAAGAAGAGCTGAACCGCTATGCGAGAGAACGGTTAGCTTCTTATAAAGTGCCGCGGATTTATGAATTCAGGGAAGAACTTCCTAAAACAGCCGTCGGCAAAATATTAAGAAGGGCATTAATAGACGAAGAACAGAAATAA
- a CDS encoding efflux RND transporter permease subunit: MFLTKWSIKNGVAVFLLCLLILGGGILSSRTISKEIMPDVSYPALFVQMTTPGGTSAEENEENITKPFEERLEASEDTKSITSTTSSQMITFIVEYPYGTDLDKSSAKLETLISGLALPEYTDHNILTTDSMMNTILQFAIASDRQEELQESLNETIIPEMKKIAGIANININGELKKQWMIEVDEKKAKEHGLTLEAVKQSLESTNKSLSVGTIENDGATIPVDLTPQVRSIEQLKQLKVSAQLPPGTAAKPVALGDIAKIEMKEEEQETSRYNGKPAFVIDVTKEKSGNTVEITKAIHKVIDKYKEKEKFEVYPIMDFGNEIETSISKLVKEGLFGALFTVIVIALFLRSFRATIISIISLPVSIFVTIFIFEKMGYSLNVMTLGGLAVAIGRIVDDGIVVIENIDRWLKEKGDQLPKKEIAEKATKEVMKAVGSSTIVTCIVFLPIVFVSGYTGEQFRPFSLAVVFSIIASYLVAIMLIPMLGSVFLKKKAKKERESKLLQFYEKCLRGALKRKWLVIIASIMLLVGSFALVPMMGFSLMPSESGTSMKVGMTLPVQATLDETNAASEKIESYLQERKEVDYSSAEVGQSLDQMNMQKKDNQALFIVKLKKGYQADSLLKEFKGDLEKEVPKAEITVEDFSPVGGAPGGNEINVELYGDNFAALKKASGMVEEELKKNDDLKNIRNEMTSALTKWEVEINEEGRQANVNSQQILSAVQERLLPVQLLDYEIQDELYQLTLAYNQKISTKEQLLNLKVPTGNGEKPLKEVAEVKEVKTPQEIKHEGGKALAKVTATVKGQNVLEMSQKIEKEMKELSFPEGVTLKTGGANEEINKEFTNIISAMLMAIGLVFIVLCATFQGIWTPVVILTSILFVPIGSFSLLLATGQPLSLSSMIGLLMLIGVVVTNAVVLLDRVETNRKEGMDITEALVEAGKVRLRPIVMTAVATICALIPLALSSDTESVSAALISKGLAITVIGGLTTSTLLTLIVVPSIYKAVKRERKNKNRDMQRSA, from the coding sequence ATGTTTTTAACGAAGTGGAGTATAAAAAACGGAGTTGCTGTTTTTTTATTATGCTTGCTGATCTTAGGTGGAGGGATATTATCTTCCCGCACCATTTCAAAAGAGATAATGCCGGATGTTTCATATCCTGCTTTATTTGTTCAGATGACGACTCCGGGTGGCACGTCTGCGGAGGAAAATGAGGAGAATATTACAAAGCCGTTTGAGGAGCGGCTGGAAGCATCCGAAGATACGAAAAGCATCACAAGCACGACATCCAGCCAAATGATTACATTTATAGTGGAATATCCTTATGGGACAGATTTGGATAAATCCTCTGCTAAACTGGAGACGTTAATCAGCGGGCTGGCGCTCCCGGAATATACGGATCACAATATTTTGACAACCGACAGTATGATGAATACGATCCTGCAATTTGCTATCGCTTCCGATCGCCAAGAGGAATTGCAGGAAAGCCTGAATGAAACCATCATCCCGGAAATGAAGAAAATAGCCGGTATTGCGAATATCAACATCAATGGGGAATTGAAAAAGCAATGGATGATTGAAGTAGATGAAAAGAAAGCCAAAGAACATGGTCTTACATTAGAAGCGGTCAAGCAATCTTTAGAGTCGACAAACAAAAGTTTATCCGTCGGAACGATTGAAAACGACGGGGCTACCATTCCGGTAGATTTGACTCCCCAAGTCCGCTCCATAGAGCAGCTGAAGCAGCTGAAAGTTTCAGCGCAACTGCCTCCAGGAACGGCAGCAAAGCCAGTGGCTCTCGGCGATATTGCGAAGATTGAAATGAAGGAAGAGGAACAAGAAACTTCCCGCTATAACGGTAAGCCGGCCTTTGTCATCGACGTAACGAAAGAGAAGAGCGGCAACACGGTCGAAATCACAAAAGCGATCCATAAAGTCATAGATAAATATAAAGAGAAAGAGAAGTTTGAAGTCTATCCGATCATGGACTTCGGAAATGAAATCGAAACGTCGATTTCCAAGCTGGTGAAGGAAGGGCTATTTGGCGCCTTGTTTACTGTGATCGTCATCGCGTTATTTTTGCGCAGCTTCCGGGCTACGATCATCTCCATTATTTCATTGCCAGTTTCTATATTTGTGACGATCTTTATTTTTGAGAAGATGGGCTATAGTTTGAACGTCATGACGCTTGGAGGACTGGCTGTCGCCATCGGCCGAATCGTGGATGACGGCATCGTTGTAATTGAAAACATCGACCGCTGGCTGAAGGAAAAAGGCGATCAATTGCCAAAGAAGGAAATTGCAGAAAAAGCAACGAAGGAAGTCATGAAAGCGGTCGGTTCTTCGACCATTGTCACGTGCATTGTCTTCTTGCCGATCGTATTCGTCTCGGGCTATACAGGCGAACAGTTCCGGCCGTTTTCTTTGGCGGTAGTCTTCTCAATTATCGCTTCCTATCTTGTCGCCATTATGCTGATTCCTATGCTAGGCAGCGTCTTCTTAAAGAAAAAGGCGAAAAAAGAACGGGAGAGCAAGCTGCTGCAATTTTATGAAAAATGTTTGCGCGGCGCCTTGAAAAGAAAATGGCTGGTCATTATTGCCTCCATTATGTTACTCGTCGGTTCCTTTGCGCTTGTTCCGATGATGGGCTTTTCCCTCATGCCGTCTGAGAGCGGCACATCGATGAAAGTGGGAATGACCCTGCCTGTTCAAGCGACTCTTGATGAAACGAATGCAGCATCAGAGAAGATAGAAAGCTATTTACAAGAACGAAAAGAAGTGGACTACAGCAGCGCCGAAGTCGGGCAATCACTCGACCAGATGAACATGCAAAAGAAAGATAATCAGGCGCTGTTCATTGTGAAATTGAAAAAAGGCTATCAAGCGGATTCCCTGCTCAAGGAATTTAAAGGGGATTTGGAGAAGGAAGTGCCGAAAGCGGAAATTACCGTGGAAGATTTCTCTCCGGTTGGCGGTGCCCCTGGCGGCAATGAAATCAATGTTGAATTATACGGCGATAATTTTGCTGCGCTTAAAAAAGCATCCGGCATGGTGGAAGAGGAACTGAAGAAAAACGATGATTTAAAGAATATTCGCAATGAAATGACAAGCGCTCTTACAAAATGGGAAGTAGAGATTAATGAAGAGGGCCGTCAAGCCAATGTGAACAGCCAGCAGATTTTAAGTGCTGTTCAAGAGCGGCTGCTGCCGGTTCAGCTCTTGGATTATGAGATTCAAGATGAACTGTACCAGCTAACGCTCGCTTACAACCAAAAAATTTCCACTAAAGAGCAGCTGCTGAATTTAAAAGTCCCTACAGGAAACGGGGAAAAGCCGCTGAAAGAAGTGGCGGAGGTTAAGGAAGTCAAAACCCCGCAAGAAATTAAGCATGAAGGCGGAAAGGCATTAGCTAAAGTAACAGCAACCGTCAAAGGCCAAAACGTCTTAGAGATGTCTCAGAAAATAGAAAAAGAGATGAAGGAACTTTCCTTCCCTGAAGGCGTTACTTTAAAAACAGGCGGAGCCAATGAGGAAATTAATAAAGAATTCACCAATATCATTTCAGCAATGCTCATGGCGATAGGGTTAGTATTTATCGTTCTATGTGCGACCTTCCAGGGAATCTGGACACCAGTAGTCATTTTGACATCCATTCTTTTCGTGCCGATTGGTTCTTTCAGTTTATTGCTGGCAACCGGACAGCCGCTGTCACTAAGTTCCATGATCGGTTTGCTTATGCTGATCGGCGTCGTGGTTACCAATGCGGTCGTGCTGCTAGACCGGGTGGAAACGAACCGCAAAGAAGGAATGGATATTACGGAGGCATTAGTCGAAGCGGGCAAGGTGCGTTTGCGTCCGATCGTAATGACAGCGGTAGCGACGATCTGCGCTTTGATTCCTCTGGCGCTTTCGAGCGATACAGAATCCGTTTCAGCCGCTTTAATATCAAAGGGGCTGGCGATCACGGTGATTGGCGGATTGACGACATCTACATTGCTGACGCTGATTGTGGTGCCATCCATTTACAAAGCGGTGAAACGCGAACGCAAGAACAAAAATCGGGATATGCAGAGAAGCGCTTAA
- a CDS encoding sensor histidine kinase, with the protein MLIFILSLGAGVMTVYSLLDKSYGADEEEQILNHGKGFVEFYRKATDKERFKATYDRLYEALYMRFQLYDPSGQIHVYGHSKNKIIDISKEAVNKVKQGQTYKGNNNAFGYMVIGLPFTMDDGNYAVFIYFDDQRLEQELYKSLYLGISASLVIGVGLILIVSRYIVQPLTEMTAVTKQLAKGQFNIQLHSTRKDEIGMLSRSIDAMAEDLSKLEEMRRHFISDVSHEIQSPLTSIRGFSKALKSPEISKAERLEYSEIIEQESERLSRLCHNLLSLSSLESEKHPFHPTSYSLDEQIRELIVTMEPQWSEKELELDLTLPQTVIQADRDLLYQVWCNLLQNSIKYNQQGGKIKVWLKQKGETILVGVEDTGLGIAKADQRRIFERFYRADSSRTEKTSNGIGLSIVKKIVDLHKGEIEIYSKIGKGSSFIVHLPSFVDKN; encoded by the coding sequence ATGCTGATATTCATCCTCAGTCTGGGCGCGGGAGTCATGACGGTGTACTCCCTGCTTGATAAGAGCTATGGCGCTGATGAGGAAGAGCAGATACTGAATCATGGAAAAGGTTTTGTTGAATTTTACCGAAAGGCGACGGATAAGGAGAGGTTCAAGGCGACTTATGACCGTTTATATGAAGCGCTTTATATGCGTTTTCAGCTGTACGATCCCAGCGGGCAAATTCATGTGTACGGCCATTCCAAAAACAAAATCATTGACATTTCCAAAGAGGCCGTTAATAAGGTGAAGCAGGGGCAGACTTATAAAGGGAATAACAATGCTTTTGGCTATATGGTCATTGGGTTACCCTTTACAATGGATGATGGGAACTATGCGGTTTTTATTTACTTTGATGATCAGCGGCTGGAACAGGAGTTGTATAAGTCATTGTATCTTGGAATCAGTGCTTCACTAGTGATCGGCGTGGGGTTAATTCTCATCGTTTCACGGTATATTGTGCAGCCGCTGACTGAGATGACAGCCGTTACAAAGCAGCTGGCAAAAGGGCAATTTAATATTCAATTGCATTCTACACGCAAAGATGAAATTGGCATGCTTTCGAGGAGTATCGATGCGATGGCGGAGGATTTAAGCAAGCTGGAAGAAATGCGCAGGCATTTTATTTCGGATGTTTCCCATGAAATTCAGTCGCCGCTAACATCCATCCGAGGGTTTTCCAAAGCGCTGAAATCACCTGAGATATCAAAGGCAGAGCGGCTGGAGTACAGTGAAATCATCGAACAGGAAAGCGAGCGCTTATCCCGGCTTTGCCATAATTTGCTCAGCCTCTCCTCATTGGAATCAGAGAAGCATCCTTTTCACCCGACCTCTTACTCTCTGGATGAGCAAATACGGGAACTGATTGTAACGATGGAACCTCAGTGGTCGGAGAAAGAGCTGGAGCTTGATTTGACGCTGCCCCAGACAGTCATTCAAGCAGACCGTGATCTTCTTTATCAAGTCTGGTGCAATCTATTGCAAAACAGCATTAAATACAATCAGCAAGGCGGAAAGATCAAAGTGTGGCTGAAACAAAAAGGAGAGACCATTTTGGTTGGTGTGGAGGATACCGGCTTAGGCATCGCTAAAGCGGACCAGCGAAGGATCTTTGAACGCTTTTACCGGGCAGACAGCTCCAGAACAGAAAAGACAAGCAACGGCATTGGTCTATCAATTGTCAAAAAGATCGTCGACCTGCACAAAGGAGAAATCGAAATTTACAGCAAGATAGGAAAAGGCAGCAGCTTTATTGTCCACTTGCCATCTTTCGTGGATAAAAATTGA
- a CDS encoding response regulator transcription factor: protein MVRILVAEDDPHIQRLLSIYLKPEGFDVIQAYDGEEALNKMYECQPELLVLDLMMPKMDGVEVCKQVRIFSEVPILMVTAKGERADKLIGFQCGADDYIVKPFDPMELVMRVKALLRRYRIAWSHQLHLGEVLLDKLALSISCGGQSIILPQKEFALLHRLASYPGKIFTRAQLIEQIWGMDYEGDERTVDVHIKRIRQRIRPFDEQVEIVTVRGLGYRLEVNG, encoded by the coding sequence ATGGTGCGTATTCTTGTAGCAGAGGATGATCCGCACATCCAAAGGCTGTTAAGCATTTACTTAAAGCCAGAGGGATTCGATGTCATTCAAGCATATGATGGAGAAGAAGCGCTAAATAAGATGTATGAATGCCAGCCTGAATTATTGGTGCTTGATTTAATGATGCCGAAAATGGACGGCGTGGAAGTGTGCAAACAAGTGCGGATTTTTTCCGAGGTTCCGATCTTAATGGTAACAGCCAAAGGAGAAAGAGCGGACAAATTAATCGGATTTCAATGCGGGGCGGATGATTATATCGTCAAGCCCTTTGACCCGATGGAGCTGGTGATGAGGGTGAAAGCTCTCTTAAGAAGGTACCGGATTGCTTGGTCTCATCAGCTTCATCTTGGTGAAGTGCTGCTGGATAAGCTGGCGCTGTCAATTTCCTGCGGCGGCCAATCCATTATATTGCCGCAAAAAGAATTTGCTTTATTGCATAGGCTAGCCAGCTATCCTGGAAAAATCTTTACCCGCGCTCAGCTAATCGAACAGATTTGGGGCATGGATTATGAGGGAGATGAGCGGACGGTAGATGTTCATATTAAACGTATCCGCCAGCGCATACGTCCGTTTGATGAACAGGTGGAAATCGTGACTGTTCGCGGACTCGGCTACCGCTTAGAAGTGAACGGATGA
- a CDS encoding DUF350 domain-containing protein: MNRFWENNFVQLAGYYSVVIVCVILFLAIFELVTKYRNWEEIKNGNMAVAMATGGKIFGIANIFRHSILHNDKVMTMVGWGVYGFTLLLIGYFIFEFLTPHFKIDDEIQNDNRAVGFISMVISIGLSYVIGSALL, from the coding sequence ATGAACCGATTCTGGGAAAATAATTTCGTTCAGCTAGCCGGTTACTACAGTGTAGTGATTGTTTGTGTCATTCTTTTTTTAGCTATCTTTGAACTGGTGACAAAGTACCGAAATTGGGAAGAAATTAAAAACGGCAACATGGCGGTCGCCATGGCGACCGGAGGGAAAATATTTGGTATTGCGAATATCTTTCGCCATTCGATCCTGCATAATGACAAGGTGATGACGATGGTGGGATGGGGGGTATACGGCTTTACTCTCTTGCTCATCGGCTACTTTATCTTTGAGTTTCTAACCCCTCATTTTAAAATTGACGATGAGATTCAAAATGATAATCGCGCGGTCGGTTTTATCTCCATGGTTATTTCCATCGGCTTGTCCTATGTCATTGGCTCGGCTTTACTATAA
- a CDS encoding endonuclease MutS2 has translation MNKKVLETLEFDKIKRQLAEHAASSLGREQAESLKPALAYEEVVRLQEETDEAVQVLRIKGHAPLGGIYNIRPHVKRSQIGGMLNGMEFVQIASTISAGRLMKNFITGLLEDGEQLPILEVKAESMPVLTPLEHRIKHTVDEHGGVLDSASAALRHVRQQLRSNESRIRSKLESLIRGKNAQTMLSDAIITIRNDRYVLPVKQEYRGHYGGIVHDQSSSGQTLFIEPESIVEMNNQVRELKLKEQLEIERIFTELTAEVELHGEELYRLTDLLGELDFMFTKAKYGKAMKGSKPAVNPNGCIRLRKARHPLLPVDEAVPSDIELGKDYSTIVITGPNTGGKTVTLKTVGLITLMAQSGLQIPAQDGSETAVFQSVYADIGDEQSIEQSLSTFSSHMVNIVDILKQVDHDSLVLFDELGAGTDPQEGAALAISILDEVRRRGARMIATTHYPELKAYGYNREGVINASMEFDVESLSPTYRLLIGVPGRSNAFEISQRLGLDTGIIQQARKLVGTDTNEVDQMIASLERSRKMAEEEEKEARDYLKTAEKLHQEMQKKMQEFYAHEEELTEKARQKAAAIVEQAKAEAEEVIKDLRKMQLEKRAGIKEHELIEAKRRLSAAAPESQTPKKQKKAADGRTLKPGDEVKVLSLGQKGHLIEKSGDGEWQVQMGIIKMKVKESDLQWVKAEKKPEPKPLATIRGKDYHVSLELDLRGERFEDALLKVEKYIDDALLAGYSRVSIIHGKGTGALRQGVQEYLKNHRSVKRIRFGEAGEGGSGVTVVEFK, from the coding sequence GTGAATAAAAAAGTATTAGAGACTCTTGAGTTTGACAAGATTAAGCGTCAGCTGGCTGAACATGCGGCCTCCTCCTTGGGGAGAGAACAAGCGGAATCATTAAAGCCAGCTCTTGCTTATGAAGAAGTGGTCCGTTTGCAGGAAGAAACGGATGAAGCGGTTCAAGTGCTTCGCATCAAAGGACATGCACCGCTTGGAGGCATTTATAATATTCGTCCGCATGTGAAGCGCTCGCAGATTGGTGGCATGTTAAATGGGATGGAATTCGTACAGATTGCCAGCACAATTTCTGCGGGACGGCTGATGAAAAACTTTATCACCGGGCTGCTGGAAGACGGAGAACAGCTGCCGATTCTGGAAGTAAAAGCAGAAAGTATGCCGGTGCTGACGCCGCTTGAACACCGGATTAAGCACACGGTAGATGAACACGGCGGCGTCCTTGATTCAGCAAGCGCGGCCCTGCGGCATGTTCGCCAGCAGCTGCGATCCAATGAAAGCCGGATCCGCAGCAAGCTGGAGAGCCTGATCCGCGGGAAAAACGCGCAAACAATGCTGTCCGATGCGATCATCACCATTCGCAATGACCGTTATGTGCTCCCGGTAAAGCAAGAATACCGGGGCCATTATGGCGGGATTGTTCACGACCAATCTTCCTCCGGCCAAACGCTGTTTATCGAGCCGGAATCCATCGTAGAAATGAACAATCAAGTGCGCGAGCTAAAGCTGAAAGAGCAATTGGAAATTGAACGGATTTTCACCGAGCTAACGGCGGAAGTAGAGCTTCATGGAGAAGAGCTGTACCGGTTAACGGATCTGCTTGGCGAACTGGATTTCATGTTTACAAAGGCCAAGTACGGAAAGGCGATGAAGGGATCGAAACCAGCTGTCAACCCTAATGGCTGCATCCGTCTGCGCAAGGCGCGCCATCCGCTTTTGCCAGTTGATGAAGCGGTGCCAAGTGACATTGAGCTGGGCAAAGATTACAGCACGATTGTCATCACCGGACCTAACACCGGAGGAAAGACCGTCACGTTAAAAACGGTTGGATTAATTACTTTGATGGCACAGTCCGGACTGCAGATTCCCGCGCAGGACGGGTCGGAAACTGCTGTGTTCCAGTCGGTTTATGCAGATATTGGGGATGAACAATCGATTGAACAAAGCTTAAGTACCTTTTCTTCGCATATGGTGAATATTGTAGACATTTTAAAGCAAGTTGACCATGATTCTCTCGTGCTGTTCGATGAATTGGGAGCAGGAACTGATCCGCAGGAAGGGGCAGCGCTGGCAATCTCCATTCTCGATGAGGTGCGCCGCCGCGGTGCCCGCATGATTGCAACGACCCACTATCCGGAATTAAAGGCCTACGGCTATAACCGGGAAGGGGTCATCAATGCCAGCATGGAATTTGATGTAGAATCATTAAGCCCGACATACCGCTTATTGATCGGGGTACCCGGACGCAGCAACGCTTTTGAAATTTCGCAGCGCCTCGGGCTGGATACGGGCATCATTCAGCAAGCGCGCAAGCTGGTTGGCACGGATACAAATGAAGTTGATCAAATGATTGCTTCCCTTGAACGGAGCCGGAAGATGGCGGAAGAAGAAGAAAAAGAAGCGCGGGATTATTTAAAAACGGCCGAGAAGCTTCATCAGGAAATGCAAAAGAAAATGCAGGAATTCTATGCGCATGAAGAGGAGCTGACTGAGAAAGCGCGTCAAAAGGCGGCAGCGATTGTTGAACAAGCGAAAGCCGAAGCGGAAGAAGTGATTAAGGATTTGCGCAAGATGCAGCTCGAAAAGCGAGCGGGCATTAAAGAGCATGAATTAATTGAGGCGAAGCGCCGGCTCTCAGCAGCCGCTCCGGAATCACAGACGCCGAAGAAGCAGAAAAAAGCGGCTGACGGAAGGACATTAAAGCCTGGTGATGAGGTGAAAGTGCTGAGCCTTGGTCAAAAAGGTCACCTTATTGAAAAAAGCGGAGACGGCGAGTGGCAAGTACAGATGGGGATTATCAAAATGAAAGTGAAAGAATCGGATTTACAGTGGGTGAAAGCAGAGAAAAAGCCAGAACCTAAGCCGCTGGCAACAATTCGCGGAAAAGACTACCATGTTTCTCTCGAGCTTGATCTTCGCGGAGAGCGTTTTGAGGATGCGCTGCTGAAGGTCGAGAAGTATATTGATGATGCTTTGCTGGCCGGGTACTCGCGTGTATCCATTATTCACGGCAAAGGAACCGGCGCCTTAAGACAAGGAGTGCAAGAATACTTGAAAAACCATCGGTCGGTTAAGCGAATACGCTTCGGTGAAGCTGGAGAAGGCGGCAGCGGAGTGACCGTTGTAGAATTTAAGTGA